One Chitinophagaceae bacterium C216 genomic window carries:
- the iolE_1 gene encoding Inosose dehydratase: MSTISRREWCKISLAGMTGMLISPSLQHFSLIEEQYKEVIIGVQSYSFRDRNLDEAIAAMQQLGFTSCELWTGHVEPREFMWKRDATPEERKRNAEGLKRWRETVTMDQIEAIAEKFKKAGIRIQAFNGTFNKRDSEKEFELVFKIAKTLGTDTITTSTTVDQMGRIDVLARKYQIKVGMHNHSHVEDPNQFATPESFMRGMEGKSDFIRINLDIGHFTAANYDPVDFIKKYHDKIVCLHIKDRKKNQGRVVPFGQGDTPIVDVLQLIRDKGWPIPCNIEYEYAATDALTEIKKCIDYCKNALKA; the protein is encoded by the coding sequence ATGTCAACAATATCTCGTAGGGAATGGTGTAAGATATCTTTGGCCGGAATGACTGGCATGTTGATATCGCCTTCGCTACAACACTTTTCTTTAATCGAAGAACAATATAAGGAGGTGATTATAGGTGTGCAAAGCTACAGCTTTCGCGACCGGAATTTGGACGAGGCTATCGCAGCCATGCAACAGTTAGGATTTACGAGTTGTGAATTATGGACAGGCCATGTAGAACCCCGCGAGTTTATGTGGAAGCGTGATGCCACCCCGGAGGAACGGAAGCGCAATGCCGAAGGATTAAAACGATGGCGCGAAACAGTAACAATGGATCAGATTGAAGCGATTGCCGAAAAATTTAAAAAAGCCGGTATTCGTATTCAGGCGTTCAACGGTACGTTTAATAAAAGAGATTCAGAAAAGGAGTTTGAACTGGTATTCAAAATAGCAAAAACATTGGGAACCGATACGATTACCACTTCCACCACAGTAGATCAGATGGGCAGAATAGATGTGTTGGCCCGAAAATATCAGATAAAAGTGGGGATGCATAATCACTCCCATGTAGAGGATCCCAATCAATTCGCCACGCCTGAAAGTTTTATGCGTGGTATGGAGGGTAAGTCGGACTTTATACGCATTAATTTAGATATCGGGCACTTCACTGCTGCGAATTATGATCCTGTAGATTTTATTAAAAAGTATCACGATAAAATTGTTTGTCTTCATATTAAAGACCGCAAAAAGAATCAAGGACGTGTGGTGCCTTTTGGACAAGGCGACACACCTATTGTGGATGTATTGCAATTGATAAGAGATAAAGGCTGGCCGATTCCTTGTAATATCGAATATGAATATGCTGCAACTGACGCACTCACCGAAATAAAAAAATGTATTGATTATTGTAAAAACGCACTCAAAGCATGA
- a CDS encoding Putative multidrug export ATP-binding/permease protein gives MAKPFSKTLNLVNIVKQLWPFVKPYRTMVLGTLTLTLIGAMAAQVNPLILKYTVDHVDVLLHHPDPMKEGVKLLGVISAILFAKELLNIFIQFGQKYYGEKIRINVSNTLAQKAISRILTYRMHFFALPENQSGKLQTRIDRGVESLTRLVQNFFIDILPLFCNAILALVIMFTANVYVGLIAITILPAYFLVSAKQAKKLQGVRRQLRSGRENKSNGLLNLIDSITVIKSFVREDIEEKKQLAIQQELTDNQLYTRKTNFTYDGVKSFIEQIGVVLIIILTAYLVLNHQISIGAIMLHIMLFNNVSAPIRQLHRIYDEINDAFIYAEAYFQIIEDDEEIEANGGYVVTEAEGTFEMRDVSFTYPNGTKALHNVSLKIQKGKTTALVGLSGAGKSTILNLLNKFYEPDSGTILLDGVDLKEYDNSSLRSEIGLVLQRNHIFKGTIEENIRYGKIDATEAEIVEAAKKAYLHDQIMDLPLRYKSDAQLLSGGQQQRIAIARLFLKDPPIIFLDEPTASLDAIATEQIKNSIDAIKQNRTVVIISHSISQIVDADVIYVLKQGRLVESGKHEELIKREGVYKEIFEASARSLNIARLAQTFKS, from the coding sequence ATGGCCAAACCATTTTCCAAAACACTTAACCTCGTCAATATTGTAAAGCAGCTTTGGCCTTTCGTAAAGCCTTATCGTACCATGGTGTTGGGCACTCTCACGCTCACACTCATTGGTGCAATGGCGGCACAGGTCAATCCGTTAATCCTCAAGTATACAGTGGATCATGTGGATGTGCTATTGCATCATCCCGACCCCATGAAAGAGGGTGTAAAATTGCTGGGTGTTATTTCCGCCATATTATTTGCTAAAGAATTATTGAATATTTTCATTCAGTTCGGGCAGAAATACTACGGCGAAAAGATCCGCATCAATGTCAGTAACACACTAGCACAAAAAGCCATCAGCCGTATTCTTACTTATCGCATGCATTTTTTTGCATTGCCCGAAAATCAATCTGGTAAATTACAGACGCGTATTGATCGAGGTGTGGAAAGTCTTACACGACTGGTACAAAACTTTTTCATCGATATATTACCATTATTCTGTAATGCGATACTGGCATTGGTAATCATGTTTACGGCCAATGTATATGTAGGCTTAATAGCGATAACTATATTGCCGGCTTATTTTCTGGTAAGTGCCAAGCAGGCTAAGAAACTGCAGGGGGTGAGGCGACAGCTTAGATCGGGACGAGAGAATAAAAGTAACGGATTATTGAATCTTATTGATTCCATTACGGTTATCAAAAGCTTTGTTAGAGAAGATATTGAAGAAAAAAAACAATTAGCTATCCAGCAGGAGCTTACGGATAATCAGCTATACACCCGTAAAACGAATTTTACTTACGATGGTGTTAAAAGCTTTATCGAACAGATTGGGGTAGTATTGATTATCATTTTAACCGCCTATCTGGTGTTGAACCATCAAATTAGTATCGGTGCTATTATGTTGCACATCATGCTGTTTAATAATGTGTCCGCTCCGATACGGCAACTGCACAGGATCTACGATGAAATTAACGATGCCTTTATCTATGCCGAAGCCTATTTTCAAATTATCGAAGATGATGAGGAAATTGAGGCTAATGGCGGATATGTGGTTACTGAAGCAGAGGGCACTTTCGAGATGCGCGATGTAAGCTTTACTTACCCCAATGGCACCAAGGCGTTACATAATGTAAGTCTGAAAATTCAAAAAGGTAAAACTACAGCCCTTGTAGGTCTCAGCGGTGCGGGCAAAAGTACTATACTCAATCTCCTCAATAAATTTTATGAGCCAGATAGTGGTACCATTTTACTGGATGGTGTTGATTTGAAAGAATATGATAATAGTTCATTGCGTAGCGAGATAGGATTGGTATTGCAACGTAATCACATTTTCAAAGGAACTATTGAAGAAAATATTCGGTATGGTAAAATTGATGCTACGGAAGCGGAAATTGTTGAAGCGGCTAAAAAAGCTTATCTGCACGATCAGATTATGGATCTTCCGTTGCGATATAAAAGTGATGCACAGCTCTTAAGTGGTGGCCAGCAACAACGTATTGCGATTGCTAGGTTATTTTTAAAAGATCCACCTATTATCTTTTTGGATGAGCCCACAGCGAGCCTAGATGCTATCGCCACCGAGCAAATTAAAAACAGTATTGATGCCATCAAGCAAAACCGTACTGTAGTGATTATTTCACATTCCATCTCACAGATTGTAGATGCAGATGTGATTTATGTGCTGAAACAGGGACGTCTGGTAGAGAGCGGCAAGCATGAAGAGCTGATTAAACGTGAGGGGGTGTACAAGGAAATCTTCGAAGCCTCGGCTCGTAGCTTAAATATTGCTAGATTGGCCCAAACTTTTAAGAGCTAA
- the fadA gene encoding 3-ketoacyl-CoA thiolase, whose translation MTEAYIVAGYRTAVAKAKRGGFRFYRPDDLAIEVIKGLMASVPQLEPALIDDVIVGNAVPEAEQGLQMGRIIAARALGIETPGVTVNRYCASGLETIAIATAKIRCGMADCIIAGGTESMSMVPASGWKTVPSYNIASDAPDYYLNMGLTAEAVAKEYHISRDDQDEYSYHSHQKALAAIKNGVFKDGILPITVEQVYLDEKGKKQKRTYVVDTDEGPRADTSIEALRKLKPVFAANGTVTAGNASQTSDGAAFVIVMSEKLMNQLQLQPIGRLVVSAVAGVEPRIMGIGPVAAIPKALKQAGMNLADIDLIELNEAFASQTLAVIREAGLDATKVNINGGAIALGHPLGCTGTKLTVQILNDLKRLNKKYGMVTACVGGGQGIAGIIERL comes from the coding sequence ATGACAGAAGCATATATCGTAGCCGGATATCGAACTGCAGTGGCCAAAGCCAAGCGCGGCGGTTTTCGCTTTTATCGTCCGGATGATTTGGCCATCGAAGTTATAAAAGGATTAATGGCGAGTGTGCCACAACTAGAGCCCGCTTTGATAGATGATGTAATTGTGGGCAATGCCGTACCCGAAGCGGAGCAGGGCCTACAAATGGGACGTATTATCGCTGCGCGTGCATTAGGTATCGAAACACCCGGGGTTACGGTCAACCGCTATTGTGCTTCGGGATTGGAAACCATCGCCATCGCCACTGCTAAAATTAGATGTGGCATGGCCGATTGTATTATCGCAGGCGGAACCGAGAGTATGAGTATGGTGCCTGCTTCCGGATGGAAAACCGTTCCTTCTTACAATATTGCCAGCGATGCCCCCGATTATTATTTGAATATGGGCCTCACAGCCGAAGCTGTGGCTAAGGAATACCATATCAGTCGCGATGACCAAGATGAGTATAGCTACCATTCGCATCAAAAGGCATTAGCTGCTATAAAAAACGGTGTGTTCAAAGACGGAATCTTACCCATAACCGTGGAGCAAGTTTATCTGGATGAAAAAGGAAAAAAACAAAAGCGCACTTATGTGGTGGATACGGATGAGGGACCACGTGCGGACACTTCTATAGAAGCGCTGCGCAAGCTGAAACCGGTATTTGCTGCCAATGGTACTGTTACGGCGGGGAATGCTTCTCAAACCAGCGACGGAGCCGCCTTTGTGATTGTGATGAGCGAGAAGCTTATGAATCAACTCCAACTGCAACCAATAGGTAGACTTGTGGTATCGGCAGTAGCAGGAGTGGAGCCCCGAATTATGGGTATTGGCCCTGTAGCTGCTATTCCAAAGGCTTTAAAGCAAGCAGGTATGAACTTAGCTGATATCGATTTGATAGAACTAAATGAAGCTTTTGCTTCACAGACATTGGCTGTTATACGCGAAGCCGGTTTGGATGCTACCAAAGTAAATATCAACGGGGGTGCTATTGCCTTAGGACACCCATTGGGTTGTACCGGTACCAAGCTCACCGTGCAAATCTTAAACGACTTGAAAAGACTAAACAAAAAGTACGGCATGGTCACCGCTTGTGTGGGTGGTGGACAGGGGATTGCAGGCATCATCGAAAGGTTGTAA
- the pyrD gene encoding Dihydroorotate dehydrogenase (quinone): MYSLLRRLYFLFPAERAHYMAMSHLHLLTATQAGKKLVSAITAPSKTIETRFLNMVFKNPVGLAAGFDKNAVFLNELEALGFGFVEIGTVTPLPQSGNPQPRLFRLPADRALINRMGFNNDGADAIAERLRQWREKKAAVKEKYPLIIGGNIGKNKVTPNEDAWKDYATCFNKLHHYVDYFVVNVSSPNTPGLRALQDKESLRKIIWNLAMINNGKAVAKPILLKIAPDLNQAQIDDVIELADEVKLDGLVISNTTIDRNGLVTPVTELEKIGNGGLSGKPVRARSTAIIEYVHKQTQGCIPIIGSGGIFSAVDAREKLAAGATLVQVWTGFIYQGPTIVKQICDAL; the protein is encoded by the coding sequence ATGTATTCCCTACTAAGAAGATTATACTTTTTGTTTCCTGCGGAGAGGGCTCATTATATGGCAATGAGCCACTTACACCTGCTTACGGCTACACAGGCCGGCAAGAAGCTGGTAAGTGCCATTACAGCACCTTCTAAAACCATTGAGACGCGTTTTCTGAATATGGTATTCAAAAATCCGGTGGGACTAGCTGCCGGTTTTGATAAGAATGCCGTATTTCTGAACGAACTGGAAGCATTGGGATTTGGATTTGTGGAAATAGGCACCGTTACCCCATTACCGCAATCCGGCAATCCGCAACCACGCCTATTCAGATTGCCGGCCGATAGGGCTTTAATCAATCGAATGGGCTTTAACAACGACGGTGCAGATGCAATTGCAGAGCGACTTCGGCAATGGAGAGAAAAAAAAGCTGCCGTCAAAGAAAAATATCCGCTCATTATTGGTGGTAACATTGGTAAAAACAAAGTAACGCCTAACGAAGATGCGTGGAAAGACTATGCCACCTGCTTTAACAAACTGCATCATTATGTAGATTATTTTGTGGTGAATGTGAGCAGTCCGAACACACCCGGCCTACGCGCATTGCAGGATAAAGAATCGCTTAGAAAAATTATTTGGAACCTTGCCATGATTAACAATGGTAAGGCCGTAGCCAAACCTATACTGTTAAAAATAGCACCCGACCTGAACCAGGCGCAGATTGATGATGTGATTGAGCTGGCCGATGAAGTAAAACTGGATGGGTTGGTCATCAGCAATACCACTATTGACCGTAACGGATTGGTAACACCCGTAACAGAACTAGAAAAAATTGGAAATGGAGGCTTAAGCGGAAAACCCGTAAGAGCCAGAAGTACGGCCATTATAGAGTATGTGCATAAACAAACACAAGGATGCATTCCCATTATCGGTTCGGGAGGCATCTTTAGCGCGGTAGATGCCCGGGAAAAATTGGCTGCAGGCGCCACTTTGGTGCAGGTATGGACAGGGTTTATTTATCAAGGACCTACCATCGTTAAGCAAATTTGCGACGCTTTATAA
- a CDS encoding hypothetical protein (UPF0053 inner membrane protein YoaE), with the protein METLFISAPELFTFDSLVSFIILVILEIVLGIDNVTFVSIILSRLPRNLQKRGGVTWMITGIISRCLLLAALSWLLSQKGKYIIPDSWFGKGFDLASLVMLAGGIFLIYKSVKEIHHKLEGEDPMANPQNRKTLTFGVAIAQILLIDAVFSFDSVITAGGTAKHLEIMIAAVIVAMIVMFTFSPKIADFIEKHPTLKILALSFLVMIGVSLIVEGWNSEKAHELHLKNYIYFAMAFSFVVEVLNMIMRKRTDKRVVQLNAPRLKKERDETSETI; encoded by the coding sequence ATGGAAACATTATTTATCTCCGCACCGGAGCTTTTTACCTTCGATTCGCTGGTAAGCTTCATCATACTCGTAATACTGGAAATCGTATTGGGTATCGATAATGTAACTTTCGTAAGCATTATCTTGAGCCGCCTTCCCCGTAATTTACAGAAGAGAGGGGGTGTTACATGGATGATTACCGGCATCATCAGCCGCTGTTTGTTATTGGCCGCACTCAGCTGGCTGTTGTCACAAAAAGGCAAATATATTATCCCTGATAGCTGGTTTGGAAAAGGATTTGACCTGGCCAGCTTAGTAATGCTGGCGGGAGGCATTTTTTTGATATATAAATCGGTAAAAGAAATCCATCATAAGCTAGAGGGAGAAGACCCCATGGCGAATCCACAAAACCGTAAAACCTTAACCTTTGGTGTAGCCATTGCACAGATTTTGCTTATCGATGCGGTGTTCTCGTTCGATAGTGTAATTACTGCCGGAGGTACGGCCAAACATCTGGAAATTATGATAGCGGCAGTAATTGTGGCGATGATTGTGATGTTTACCTTCAGTCCGAAGATTGCGGATTTTATTGAAAAGCATCCTACACTGAAAATACTGGCTCTTTCGTTTCTAGTAATGATAGGCGTAAGTCTGATAGTAGAGGGTTGGAACTCCGAAAAAGCCCACGAGCTGCACCTGAAAAACTACATCTACTTTGCCATGGCCTTTTCCTTTGTGGTGGAAGTGCTGAATATGATTATGCGCAAACGAACCGATAAACGAGTAGTACAACTAAATGCACCCCGATTGAAGAAAGAGCGTGATGAAACGTCTGAGACCATTTAA
- a CDS encoding Ulvan-active sulfatase, translated as MIKRGILFFLGIWSTFLVTAQSSSNKWNVLFIAVDDLRPELGCYGNKYVYSPNIDALASGGVVFMNHYVTVPTCGASRASILTGKLPRTVQDLSNEAMEHKLKGVPSDFNPETFVHAFRLNGYYTVGIGKISHAPDGYIYKYQEPKSNRLELPQSWDEMLFNAGKWGTGWNAFFGYTDGTNRNALNGEVKPYEAAHVSDDAYPDGLTAALAVQKLQELASRNQPFFLAVGFFKPHLPFNAPKKYWDLYEEEQIPLAPFSDIPEGVNEASLHNSAEFNGYKKGEEKASLRQAVSDAYARKLRHAYLAGVSYVDAQIGKVLDALKKLHLEENTIVIVWGDHGWHLGDQRVWGKHTLSEWSLRSPLIIKVPSVTKAYSCKKIVSSVDIYPTLTELCDVKVKHQSDGRSLIPLLKNLKDKNWENVAYSYFRRGISMRTERYRLTKYFRTETPAVELFDYDSDPFERKNMAAEHPEIVERLTKLWEKGNTGIWKAKGG; from the coding sequence ATGATAAAGAGAGGAATACTGTTTTTTCTAGGAATCTGGTCTACTTTTTTAGTTACAGCCCAATCTTCTTCTAACAAGTGGAACGTATTATTTATAGCAGTGGATGATCTGCGTCCCGAGCTGGGTTGTTATGGTAATAAATACGTTTATTCACCCAATATCGATGCTCTAGCTTCGGGCGGTGTGGTATTTATGAATCATTATGTAACTGTGCCTACTTGCGGTGCTTCCAGAGCTAGCATACTTACCGGAAAATTACCTCGTACTGTGCAGGACCTGAGTAACGAAGCGATGGAACACAAATTGAAAGGAGTACCCTCCGATTTTAACCCGGAAACTTTTGTGCATGCATTCAGGCTAAACGGCTATTACACGGTAGGTATTGGAAAAATCAGCCATGCACCAGATGGATATATTTATAAGTATCAGGAGCCCAAAAGCAATCGGCTGGAGCTGCCCCAAAGCTGGGACGAAATGTTGTTTAACGCTGGCAAATGGGGTACTGGCTGGAATGCATTTTTCGGGTATACTGATGGAACAAACAGAAATGCGCTAAATGGTGAAGTAAAACCTTATGAAGCAGCCCATGTTTCGGATGATGCATATCCTGATGGGTTGACCGCAGCATTGGCAGTGCAAAAACTGCAGGAGCTTGCCAGCCGCAATCAGCCATTCTTTTTGGCCGTGGGCTTTTTTAAACCGCATCTTCCGTTCAATGCCCCTAAAAAATATTGGGATCTTTATGAAGAAGAGCAAATACCTCTTGCACCGTTTTCCGATATTCCTGAGGGCGTGAATGAGGCAAGCCTGCACAACAGTGCAGAGTTTAATGGGTATAAGAAAGGCGAAGAAAAGGCATCGCTCCGGCAAGCTGTATCCGATGCCTATGCGCGAAAACTCCGACATGCTTATTTAGCTGGGGTTAGCTATGTAGATGCTCAGATAGGTAAAGTACTAGATGCTCTGAAAAAATTGCATCTTGAAGAAAACACGATTGTCATTGTGTGGGGGGATCATGGCTGGCATCTAGGCGACCAAAGAGTATGGGGAAAACATACACTATCGGAATGGTCCTTAAGAAGCCCGTTAATCATCAAAGTACCAAGTGTTACAAAAGCCTATTCTTGTAAGAAGATTGTAAGCAGCGTAGATATTTATCCTACATTAACGGAGTTGTGCGATGTTAAAGTAAAACATCAATCTGATGGTCGAAGCTTAATTCCGTTATTAAAGAATCTTAAGGATAAAAATTGGGAAAATGTGGCGTACAGTTATTTTAGGCGCGGCATTAGTATGCGTACGGAACGATACAGACTCACCAAATATTTCAGAACCGAAACACCGGCAGTTGAATTATTCGATTATGACAGCGACCCTTTTGAAAGAAAGAATATGGCAGCAGAACACCCCGAAATTGTAGAACGTTTGACGAAATTGTGGGAGAAAGGTAATACAGGAATATGGAAAGCCAAGGGCGGGTAA
- the cysG_1 gene encoding Siroheme synthase yields MSEVLSKFDSGTEVVTKGFPVFLKTDEMDVLIVGARDREVVLLKTLLKNLPQATIRIQAEKIDESIRQLESEFDYVTVEERPYEKKDLENANLVIIAGNQQQLMQRIQLDASQLGLTDVHILQGDAPMNIFANGGVPLNGNTKRKKLSYKKIASYALGVFALMLIGHIIFSFWPFDAIKQQLVTLYDSLGSSFLIMLAAGFAAQLVDGALGMGYGVTSATILLSAGVNPAAISGSIHTAEMFASGASGYSHYKFGNVNKKLFKTLLIPGVIGAIGGAILLVWLGEQYSDWVRPLLACYTLFLGIKILYNAFKKQIRKKKFKHYRLLAGAGGFFDSFGGGGWGPIVTTTLITKGRSPRYVIGSVSITEFFVTLSSAFTFFILLGVSHWQTILGLILGGLIAAPIAAKLAGRLPRKTAFILVGVLVIIWSIRILIKLL; encoded by the coding sequence ATGAGTGAAGTTTTATCAAAATTTGATAGTGGCACGGAGGTAGTAACAAAGGGTTTTCCTGTGTTTCTCAAAACAGATGAGATGGATGTGCTCATTGTAGGAGCTCGAGATAGAGAGGTAGTACTACTAAAAACTTTATTAAAAAATTTACCCCAAGCTACTATAAGAATTCAGGCTGAAAAAATAGACGAATCGATACGACAGCTCGAAAGCGAGTTTGATTATGTAACTGTAGAAGAAAGACCCTATGAAAAAAAGGATTTGGAAAATGCCAATTTGGTTATTATTGCGGGGAATCAGCAACAATTGATGCAACGTATACAGCTGGATGCCTCCCAACTGGGATTAACCGATGTGCATATTCTGCAAGGAGATGCCCCTATGAATATTTTTGCAAATGGCGGCGTGCCGCTCAATGGAAATACAAAACGTAAAAAGCTTTCCTATAAAAAAATTGCTTCCTACGCATTGGGTGTTTTTGCTTTAATGCTCATTGGTCATATTATTTTTTCTTTCTGGCCCTTTGATGCAATTAAGCAACAGCTAGTAACACTTTACGACTCGCTGGGAAGCTCCTTCTTGATCATGCTGGCTGCAGGATTTGCTGCACAGCTGGTGGATGGAGCGCTGGGTATGGGTTATGGTGTAACCAGCGCCACTATATTATTGTCTGCCGGTGTAAACCCTGCTGCTATTAGTGGTAGTATACATACTGCTGAAATGTTCGCTAGTGGTGCATCGGGTTACAGCCACTACAAATTCGGCAATGTCAACAAAAAATTGTTTAAAACATTACTGATTCCTGGGGTAATTGGTGCTATTGGTGGTGCAATATTGTTAGTATGGCTAGGAGAACAATATAGTGACTGGGTACGTCCTCTATTGGCTTGCTACACGCTTTTCCTAGGAATAAAGATTTTATACAACGCTTTCAAAAAGCAAATTAGAAAAAAGAAATTCAAACATTACAGACTATTAGCCGGTGCCGGGGGGTTCTTTGATTCATTCGGTGGAGGTGGATGGGGGCCTATCGTTACTACTACATTAATAACCAAAGGCCGTAGCCCCAGATACGTAATAGGCTCTGTAAGTATTACCGAGTTCTTTGTTACCCTATCCAGCGCCTTTACATTTTTTATATTGCTAGGTGTAAGTCACTGGCAAACCATACTGGGTCTGATTTTAGGTGGACTGATAGCAGCTCCGATAGCAGCTAAACTCGCCGGTAGACTTCCCAGAAAAACAGCATTCATATTAGTAGGTGTATTAGTAATTATTTGGAGCATTCGAATATTGATAAAGCTTTTATAA
- a CDS encoding putative oxidoreductase — protein sequence MSYALVTGAAKGIGAAIAIELAKLKKGLILVDVDERSLHEVAQYIQDKYYVDVFPIVQDLSQPDAAQQIFEKTKWYHLYLNIVVNNAGFGLNTPFTEGSLDDQLNIIDVNVKAQLRIVHTFVPVLKRFSESYLLNVGSTTCYQSVPYLSVYAASKAFVRSFTRSLRYELKDSTVSVSCLIPGPTDTAFVERAGMKTHTLKTAAKFNMTPQEVAQVAVKGLFKGKAEIVPGFINKLNAVVTKFVPPRIVEHVAAQIYKPRPGEQEDKKAVALQY from the coding sequence ATGTCATACGCACTTGTTACAGGCGCAGCAAAAGGTATAGGCGCAGCAATAGCCATAGAGTTGGCAAAACTCAAAAAAGGGCTTATTCTAGTAGATGTGGATGAAAGATCCTTACACGAAGTAGCTCAATACATTCAAGATAAATACTATGTAGACGTGTTTCCTATAGTACAGGATCTATCACAACCGGATGCCGCACAGCAAATTTTTGAAAAAACAAAATGGTATCATCTGTATTTGAATATTGTAGTCAACAATGCAGGCTTCGGCTTAAATACTCCTTTTACCGAAGGCTCATTAGACGATCAGCTGAATATCATTGATGTAAATGTAAAAGCGCAATTACGCATTGTTCATACTTTCGTTCCTGTTTTAAAACGATTCTCAGAATCGTATCTGCTGAATGTAGGAAGTACTACCTGTTATCAATCCGTGCCCTATTTATCAGTATATGCAGCGTCGAAAGCGTTCGTGCGCTCCTTTACGCGCAGCTTGAGATATGAATTAAAAGACAGCACTGTATCGGTTAGCTGTCTGATACCAGGTCCTACCGATACCGCTTTCGTAGAAAGAGCAGGCATGAAAACACATACTTTAAAAACCGCAGCAAAGTTTAATATGACACCGCAAGAAGTAGCACAAGTGGCCGTTAAAGGATTGTTTAAAGGTAAGGCCGAAATCGTTCCAGGCTTTATCAATAAGCTCAATGCGGTCGTTACAAAATTTGTGCCTCCGCGTATTGTAGAGCATGTAGCGGCACAGATCTACAAACCCCGACCCGGAGAGCAGGAAGATAAAAAAGCAGTAGCACTACAATACTAA